The sequence AGattaaaaaactttttgaaaaaaaaaaaaacctgtaactcGAAAACTACAAcactttttttgaatatttttttttttaaatccagaaCTATGATTaactggcctatcaactgttctcggctcGAGGTTGAGTTTTGCAACACGCTGTATAGCGGACCTCACTAGGACATAAATGCCTCGTGAATGGCAGCAGCTACGGTGCTGCTCTGTACGAGAGCATCGCTGAAATGTTTGAACAGCTTTCGCTGTGATCTTGAAGTCAACCCCTGAACAGGTCACCAGTTCTCTCTTTCAAAAGCGCAATGCAttcaatgttatatatatatatatgtgtgtgtgtatatgtatatatatacatatatatatctgtaaaatcATAACACAAAACCTAGAAAaaaatcaagatatttttttccccgtaaaatTATGGACtcttataatatataataataataataatagggtGCCAGGGAAAAAGAGTATAAGTCACGTTTTGGGAAAAATGAGATAAGTCAGCAGGCTACTCATAGGAAGGTTCCGCACATGTGGTCTAAGTAGTATAAGTCAGCACTGCAAAACGTCTAATGTGTTGCTTTTGATCTCAGGAGTATAAGTCAATTGACGTGTATACAGTTTGAGAAAAACAGTATAAGTCAACTTATTGTGTATTTTTGACTTATACTCTTTTTCCCTGgcaccctatatatatatatatatatatatagggtgccagggaaaaagagtatatatatatacacacatatatatatatctatacatacacacacacacacacacacatacacacatacacactctgCAGGTTCACGAAATCAACAGGCAGAGGTTCATATCtgcaattagtaatttttttttaatgtaaccacGATTTCGTTCTTTTAATTATCCTTTTAATGGGGGagataaattaagaaataatttcaCGACTATACaccattacaattttaattttttttttttttgtgaaatatcttTTCGGCTGTAACAAAAAATAGTCAACAACTTAAGCTATTGCTATTTTACACTTGAAATACATCCAATAGAAAGAAGTCATGTGACAATTCACAGCTACAGCTCTGACTTATACATCCGTACAACCCCCGAGTTTGTGGATACGATGAAGCAATTATTGCATTACATAATCCCGTTCTGCAatggcacgtaaacggagacggattacgtaaacggagacggattaagtaaacggagacggattacgtaaacggagacggatctcccggaaaaTTTCaatatcgcgtctgctgcttccacaatgcacggagaCGTAAAAAATGGTAACCAGTGAGACTGCacttcaaggttacgaaatattaaattaattaacaattgcATAATTGCAAGGATCTATATATTTTACTATCATAGAGTACTTTAAATAACGCTAACATAACATGACCAACATTTCATtgtagttacgataacctaaactaacctatcTTACCtcccagggaaaaaaaataaattaaataaagaacTACACTggccgaacctaacctaaccttatacTTCGGCAaccttcggaactgttcgggttatggtagtttttttttaatccctgtGAACTTTAGGCTATCCTTGAACGTTTATGACCTCGTTGTCTACTGCTCCAGCTAGTAAACACTTTGTCGTCTCTTAAATGTATTCGTCGTTAgatcacaaaattttatttttagtgattTCCTACATTTCAACCAAGAGAAATGTTCTTTGAAAAATGTTGGCCTGAAGCTAAACAAGACAATGTAAACAAGATAATGACAACTACTAATGattctgaaaataaattttaatatcataGCGATATTTCCGTGCGTCCGTGTGACACGgtgaacataacctcactcttcctgctctggaagccgactgacaagtcgcAACTTGACCAGACTCGACACTGACTGtctcaacggatcaggctatcgggcttattacttcaaatatgtGTAGCTTCAGAAGTTGCATGCTTTTGAAAACTAATTCACTGTATTTTCTGATGGTTGGTACTGCCCGCAGCTGGCACGGTGACCCCAGGCGCGGCTGGCCGATGATCTGACCAACATGGCGGCCGGCGGGACCTCCAGGAAGGACAGGCTGCCCAACCCCTTGTCGGGGCTGTCCCTGGTGGAGGTGAGGATGGTTCAAGATCAGTGGGAGGAAGTCAGCAAGAACAGGACTGCCCTCGGCGTCGAAGTCTTCGTCACGTGAGTCCTGCTACTACGGTACTCGGAGCCGTAACCGGGTTTTGAGAACCGTGGGAATTCCCGGTGCTTTCGGCActaggttaatttttttaaaaatattaatggtccagcagtcggtgattgaagtagCTCACACATGAATGAGAAGAACTAACAAAGAAACTCACTAGGGTAAAAACGTCATTGTCTTGAGAGGTGTCTTAATGGAGCAAAAGTTCCCTTGAATATTAGTACAGACTGTGAAAATTCGCGGGTAGAATATAATTAAAACAGTCATAcctaagtgctgcctctgctattggccctCAACTCGTCCGGAGGAttatgggccaatgagaaacacccagccatagctgtatcgaatcacaaagCTGCTGCGTTGGGACACATCCACAAAGAAAGCAGCATGAGCGGGTGAAATCTGcccgagtgtgcgtagaactgtggagtccatcctggaggtctttgcacacacaaacacatatttCCAGGCCCTACATATAGGATTTCCTGCCTGTGTCAATTTTTCGAAATGCTGCAGCCGAATTCCGAATTTTCCCGAACCATGTCTCTCCAGATATTATACGCATCGCGGATACTGCTTCTTCAGGAGTTTCTAGGACAGATCACGTGCAATGGGGTCTTCAGCCCAAAGGAGGGGTTGGTTGTCCACAGGCTGTTCTCCCAGCACCCAGACTACAAAAAGCTGTTCCCCAAACTGGCCAAGAAGACCCTGGAGCAGCTGCGAACCAGCAAAAAGGTGGTCGAGCACGGCACCATGGTCATGGAAGCCATCTCCGACATGgtgaagcagctccagaagcctGACGCCGTCCTCAGGTTACTGCGCGACAAGGGACGCATGCACGTCAAGTCCAACGTCACCGCGGAACACTTCCTGGTGAGTTCCCAcccgaccacccccccccccccccactggcGTGGTCACTGAATAAGGACAGTTATACAATACAATTAAAGTCAAAAGACACCACGAACCACTTCCTGGTGAATTACCACCTGACCCCCACTGGTGTGGTCACACAATAAGGCCAGTTCTACAATGCACGCCAAGTCCAACGTCACTGTGGACCACTTCCTGGTTAGTTCCCACCCGACCCCCCACTGGCGTGGTCACTGAATAAGGACAGTTATACAATACAAGTAAAGTCAAAAGACACCGCGAACCACTTCCTGGTGAATTACCACCTGACCCCCACTGGTGTGGTCACACAATAAGGCCAGTTCTACAATGCACGCCAAGTCCAACGTCACTGTGGACCACTTCCTGGTGAGTTCCCACCCGACCCCCCACTGGCGTGGTCACTGAATAAGGACAGTTATACAATACAAGTAAAGTCAAAAGACACCGCGAACCACTTCCTGGTGAATTACCACCTGACCCCCACTGGTGTGGTCACACAATAAGGCCAGTTCTACAATGCACGCCAAGTCCAACGTCACTGTGGACCACTTCCTGGTGAGTTCCCACCTGACCCCCCACTGGCGTGGTCACTGAATAAGGACAGTTATACAATACAAGTAAAGTCAAAAGACACCGCGAACCACTTCCTGGTGAATTACCACCTGACCCCCCCACTGGCGTGGTCACACAATAAGGCCAGTTATACAATGCACGCCAAGTCCAATGTCACCGCGAACAACTTCCTGGTGAGTTCCCCCGACCCACCACTAGCATATACCTGGTCACACAATAAGGCTAGTCCTACAAtcacacgtaaacggagacggttCTCACGGAACAGAAATTTTACATCAGCACGCAGCCTGGACGGTCACAGTACGGATTATTCTTGCTTTGCTGAGCTCTTCTGTCTAAGTTGCTCCGTGAGACCAATAGAtgccgagtacttggctgtggTGGTGGCCACGTGTGTTTATGTTctaattacattaaaaatcttttcaattacaaaaaaaatattctgggttttattactttgtcgttttattttttattatatgtgtaaattatatgtgttataattagagacacgtgaatttcgcggattcatttcgtgttatgctaaaattcaaataattataccttagtgctgcttctgtcattggttctctgttaatctggagtactgagggccaattagagaccctcactcatagaaatgtcgaatcacaggccacccagtagagacgactcacaagtcaacagccaatgaacagttggaatttgcccgagtgtgtagaggatattggagtctatcctggaggtcaatgaatccgcgaaattcacgggtctctagttataatatatattttaaaaattaaattactattttGTTAACTTACAGATGTTTTCCAACCCAAACGCCGTCACCCTCAACCTCCCTCCCCAAATATGCGCCCTTGTAAGGTAGCTTGGGTGTCAACTTCCAAATCCAATTATCAAATCCAGATCAAGTAATTACGAGAGCTGTCAAGGGATTACTTCCCCCTTTTGATtgggaaggtgttagagctttcTGCTATGCCATTTGCTACGTTTCCGTGCagtgtggaagcagcagacgcgatagttaAAAGTTTCCGGAAGATATGCCCATGTTTCCGTGCAATTGCACAACGGGactaagtagggaccggaaaattttcGCGTAATGTTGACAATCAAAGTAGTTCTACCCGAGTGTAGTCTCTGCCGTTGActtcacaactcatctggatgactctagACCGATGAGAAACACTCGACGCGAATAATAggcgcctacccgggcacacacacggtgcccagagcttcagggaaaataAAATCGCGATTCCAAAAccactcaacatatccgagttgggggtctgtttacgaaaagcatttaagaattggCTGAGGacctaaaagtacttttgattttggattaagtttttaaactgtatttttagaagacttaaaatggctaaaacacatgtattatgagtaatttttaggcgtaaaacaaccggtacagattcttgaaagcacttaagggacttgcattacacctttatcttcatttctcggccatacaatgttacggtcaccgctcaaatttcacagttatcctgtgacgacgagaagactgcgcgccagtccagacgatacaccgcgctagaaataccatcgagcgtcgcgcttatcatcccgcctcactgacacacatacacacctgaCGAGACGGGGGGCCTTAAGGAGGTGACAATGTCTCCCGTGCTGTTCCAGAACCTGAGGAGAGTGGTGATGGATGTTCTGGAGCAGCGTCTGAAGGAAAAGATGGACGACAAATCAACGGCGGCGTGGAGCAAGACCTTGGACTTCGTGTTCTCAGGGCTTATCGTCGGAGTGGAAGAAGGAATGAAAAAATCGAAGTGACCTTCAGCGATTgaatcagggaaaaaaaaacaatacacgaTCTAAACCTTGGATACCGCAATTTTGGGCTTACAACTCTTTAGTCATCTGGAAATAGACAAAGATATCATACATCATATTAATGTTTCACATTTTTACTTATCTACTATAAATCTTTATTTTAGAACACTTTATTTGGGGCATTTATTCATcgtgaaaattaaattatgattctCGCACTATCGGTTTTCTTACTcgtgattggcggcagtctgcaagcgaagccattgccttattttggCCCGgaccaatcaggacgcgtttgcttccgagcCATACCGGCTGCGATTGGTGTGTGAGAGGAACTCGACCAATCACAGAacgcagacaatgctacagtgatTGAGCACAGAGGTAGTCTCTAAATCTATTCGCAGAATATTAATGTCTCTACTTGTTATTTCTAAAAGCgatttcgaaggtcaagtgtatCTTAGTATTATGATtgtataaaatatacaatatatAATACACTTATGTGTAATACAATAAAATGATTCACTTCACCCGCACAACGCTGGGCACTTCAACAAGTTTCATTTTTTCTGGATAAAAGAGATACGGCAGAATTTAGGTTTTTCCCCCCTAACAATTGGGTTTGAAAAAAGAATATAATGACATCTCCGACAGtaggaataaataataaaaacaaaagattATCTGAATATAAGTAGGCCTATATGCAGAATACAGGACAGTATTCTTAAGACATGGCTTCTTGATTGTACGAACGGTTGTGTGACATTGACCATGAGAGAcaaatattttgtcaattatgtacacccggaaatttcacggattcgtTTGGTACTAGGTTAAAATTCATAATCTACCCATGTATGCTTTCCCCACTGGCTGATTTattactgtatatatataaacctcCTCTTGTTAGTAGTGGGCCGATGTTGTTTGGTAACTATTGCTAGCGAGGGGGGTGTCCAAACATTTGTGAACTGATTATCGAACCAATGTAAATTAATACATGTCTGCAGTATACCTTGCGACCAAAGTGATCCCcgaaattttccgggtctcttgTCATGGAGATGATGcagcaatttttatatttatttcttctgaaaaatagtctacagtttttttaatgtataggaAATTACTAATAAAACTAAAGCTAcgttaaatgataatttttctcacttCAAATATAAATGACCTTAAGTTATCTACAATAAATGCTAGTCAATagtaaaaacaaaagacaaacaaCTAGAAAACacgaaatttcgcggattcgtttggcGTCAGGGTGGAATTAAAAATCCTAAGTATGtttaacccatgtttttttttcattctctgaAAGAATCTTTATGTTCTTGTTAGTTGGCACTACTTGTTTCGCTCGCTTCTCTCCCGGCTGGGCATAGTTGGCTcgcggtcgcagaggggcgtgtccgaataactgcggtccaatcaggaACACAGGACAAGAGTATGAAGATTTGCATTCTAACCTGCGACCAaacgaatgcgcgaaatttccgtatcgatagagaccggaaaaattcgcgggttcatttcgtgatatgctaaaattcaaataattatacagttgtgctgcttctgctattggttcactgttaatatgtaggactcttggccaattagagaccgtcaatcaaagaagtatccaatcacaagttacccacttgagacgcctcaaaattcagcacccaatgaacaggcgccgtttgcccaagtacctagttagagtatcatggagtctatcctgaaggtcattgaactcgcgaaattttccagtctccaCGTATCGATACACATAACCGACATGTGGGATACATGTTTGAAACATGCAAAATGCTTGCTTATTAATTATACTTATTGTTAAGATCGCACCTTTGTCAGcttattgtaaaaaaagtattaaataaaacgatttttttgtatgtaaattgttaggatttatataaaaaaaaaaaaattattttcaaaaaacatAGAATTCCTTAAGTTGACCCAAAAATTTTGACCCTacataaaaaaagttgtttttaatgtgtttattaaatataattatgtgtaGTCCCAAACGCGTAGTCATGTAGGACATACCGGAAAGGTTGTTGGAAGGTTGTTGCAGTGTGATACAATTTTGTATCGGCTCATgagtagagacatgaaaaatgtTCGTCATTCACCTATCTCCAGAgcacaattaattttaaattcggTCTCTCGTAAATTATTTGGACCAGTTATCATTTAGTTGATAGTTATTGACATCTATTTCTACCACAGCATGTCAGTGTTCCTCTTTGGCGCAAATTTTTCCAGACAAACCGTGCAGAAGTTATTTTACGTCATTACCCTAAAGTGTACTTGATGACACACTAAGACATAGTTGATATCCTATAAAAACCaacaaattttcattaatttttatttttaaaaagaccGCTCTAGTTTTGATAAGTGACTGAAGAAAACGAAatgatttaactatttttttttataaaaacgttAGACTGTGAAAATTATGTTATGATACTATGTCGGCCTTGTTTAACCAAAGAAAGGCAAAAACCTTTGGACATACACCCAAAGGAAgctgttaaaaataaaacctaaatCACATACAACTGCTACGAAAACACTACATACAGATAGGTAAATGAATACTGGCAAAACTCCTTGAATGTAAGAATGCACGCGACTATGACGCATCAGTGATGCCACAAGGTTTTCAAGTGGTTCAAATCCATTAAAAATGGAATTTTATTTGAGGCGAAAATTCTATCTTTTACAATACCTGCTCCTAGAATTTATGAAGTTTTAACAAATCTGCTTAGTTACCGATGGTGAAAAAAATAGACAAATCAAACTGCAGACCATTGACTTTTTTATTACAAAGCAATGAATAActgcaaacatttaaataataataatttttgaacatttgttaacgttttacgaaaaaaattaatacgaGATTCCTATTAGCTTTATTAATAACTTGAtgtaatagaaaaattaaaaaaaaaatcatttgccgTTTTACATCTCACATGCTAAGTGATTGTGTTGTGTTGTATCAACCTATAATAAATACATTACATGATTTTGAATTACAAGAGCTAAACCCAGAAATTTCGTACGTGGCTTAGTCTACTTTTTAGAAAACTAACGATCGTATATACAGAATggtctttttttgttgttgtgttaTTCGTGATCTTCTTCTTTAAGACTCCCCACGCGCGCAGTCACTTAGTCTGCTTAAGACCTTCTTGCACCCCGGCCATCATGCCGGAGAAGACGAAGTCCAAGACCTTGTTCCAAGATTTCTCAGCTGCGCCGTCCATTTTGCTCCCCAGCTTCTGCTTCAGAACGTCCAGTATGGCTTTCCGGATAGTCTGCAACAGCACACGCACACCCGGGGAACCgcggttgaattttttttctcgggTTCAAATGATTAGAGACCATGAAACATTCGTgggttcattacgtgttatgctaaaattcaaaataattataccttagtgctgcttctgccattggtccactgttaatctggaggactgagggccaattaagagaccctcactcaaagaagtgtcgaatcacaggccacccagtcgtgacgactcacaagtcagcagccaatgtacagttggcatttgcccgagtgtgtagaggatattggagtctatcctggaggtcattgaacccgcgaatttttccggcctctactcaTTGGCCCAAGAGtcctccagatgagttgtgagccaatagcagaacagTTGCACTTAATGAAACTCTACTGACTGAATGAACGGCAGACAACGCTCAGCCTGAACGGGTTGAACCAGAGATTGGAATTATTCCTCGAGTAACCTGGAGGTGCAgtaaagaaagattttttttttgaaattcaaccCTTAATGGGGTGAAACAGgcggtaaatttttttatgaagcgaaataccactcaataactcactcatcacgaattctcaAGAAAGGATTTGTacaaaaatcagatccaaaggaGGGTTGCGACTCACCAGCACGTGAGCCAGAGCAGGTGCAGGTTAAGTGATTCACCAGGAAGTGGACCTGGATGAGGTGCAGGTTAAGTGATTCACCAGGAAGTGGTCCTGGATGAGGTGCAGGTTCAGTGATTCACCAAAATGAAAGCATCGGTAAAGTACGTGTTAAGCAACTCACCAGCAAGTGGTCCAGAGCAGGTGCAGGTTAAGTGATTCACCAGGAAGTGGACCTGGATGAGGTGCAGGTTAAGTGATTCACCAGGAAGTGGTCCTGGATGAGGTGCAGGTTCAGTGATTCACCAAAATGAAAGCATCGGTAAAGTACGTGTTAAGCGACTCACCAGCACGTGAGCCAGAGCAGGTGCAGGTTAAGTGATTCACCAGGAAGTGGACCTGGATGAGGTGCAGGTTAAGTGATTCACCAGGAAGTGGTCCTGGATGAGGTGCAGGTTCAGTGATTCACCAAAATGAAAGCATCGGTAAAGTACGTGTTAAGCAACTCACCAGCAAGTGGTCCAGAGCAGGTGCAGGTTAAGTGATTCACCAGGAAGTGGTCCTGGATGAAGTGCAGGTTAAGTGATTCACCATAATGAAAGCATGGGTAAAGTACAGGTTAAGAGTCTCACCAGCAAGTGGGCCAGAGCAGGTGCAGGTTAAGTGATTCACCAGGAAGTGGTCCTGGATGAGGTGCAGGTTAAGTGATTCACCATGATGAATGCATGGGTAAAGTACGGGTTTAAGCGACTCACCTGGAAGTGGGCCTCAGTGAGGTGGAACTTGGCGTGCTTGCGGCCAAGCTGCCGCAGTTTCTCCAGGTTCTCGGCAGGTTTCGACAGGTCTCCCACCACGGTGGTCAGCGCTTCCATCACCATGGTAGCGTGCTTAACCAGATTCGAATTCCCCCTCAGCTCCGACAGCGGCACATTGGAGAATTTGGGGAACAGCTTCTGGTATTCCGGATGTTGCTGGAACATCCTGCATTAGGGGGGGAGAGCAGTATGAATGTCGTCCATGAAGGGTAATTTGAACATATACCC comes from Bacillus rossius redtenbacheri isolate Brsri chromosome 18, Brsri_v3, whole genome shotgun sequence and encodes:
- the LOC134541200 gene encoding globin C, coelomic-like; the protein is MAAGGTSRKDRLPNPLSGLSLVEVRMVQDQWEEVSKNRTALGVEVFVTLFSQHPDYKKLFPKLAKKTLEQLRTSKKVVEHGTMVMEAISDMVKQLQKPDAVLRLLRDKGRMHVKSNVTAEHFLNLRRVVMDVLEQRLKEKMDDKSTAAWSKTLDFVFSGLIVGVEEGMKKSK
- the LOC134541168 gene encoding myoglobin-like gives rise to the protein MAAGGSAGVSADDAKLVQGHWTEVKKNLTGIGVDIFMAMFQQHPEYQKLFPKFSNVPLSELRGNSNLVKHATMVMEALTTVVGDLSKPAENLEKLRQLGRKHAKFHLTEAHFQTIRKAILDVLKQKLGSKMDGAAEKSWNKVLDFVFSGMMAGVQEGLKQTK